The following are from one region of the Paenibacillus protaetiae genome:
- a CDS encoding DUF5696 domain-containing protein gives MKSRKLPITAIAKAATTAVLLLLIGWIALQIWSPWGGQKTNIAQATAQFDNKGELYKAVVPQDSGFETAAENDKLKLLVDRSTSHFQVVDKATGTIWRSYPDPQEWPKETATGTWKNHLLSPILIEYVNAKNYKSSSFTAGLVDTGGYLEQFRLMEGGFAVTFAFPKAQIKIPVEVSLHPDYVETRIIDSGIVEGDLSLLNVKLYPLFGAEPYVGQDGYIMIPDGSGSLIRFGDKRIMPQLTYNESVYGSDLSFYNEETGRQRITMPVYGLKSGSQSFLSIITEGDAYANVYAAPGGAVGRSNWVTTEWQYRKKFYQTVSKNTGEGFYTYSSERFTSQGRATRYYPLTGDKSDYAGMAAVYRNYLMTEQGVKPVQSAKPDIPLYLDIVGADIKKGLFSDSYLKATTTDEAASLLKDVYGLGIHNVQVHYEGWQQNGYSSQGGYFPVDKRIGGNSGMKRFIDFAHSLGIPVYLTANYTLNTNGDDGFWWRRDGLRNMAGTVLKEETKEQQDDQDDATYVSPGFYAKVVRSDLNQYKKLGADGIYFENGIGSQLNTDFNNQYKASRSDSAGIQADLLKQTKETLGSAAASNVNFYALGEVDQVHQLASDYSYDVFVTEPIPFSAIVLHGLRPYTLEWSNVRDEWQSGFLRSIEYGASPAYILSGDQSEDMRESYSLWYYSLDYKDWISRISDEYEQMNAVLAEVKDRAITEHRTIAPGVKETVYEGGYRVLVNYNEQPYESGGLSVPALGYTVKKGGEAQ, from the coding sequence GTGAAGAGCCGCAAACTTCCGATTACTGCCATCGCCAAGGCCGCAACGACGGCCGTTCTGCTGCTCTTGATCGGCTGGATCGCGCTGCAAATATGGAGCCCGTGGGGCGGACAAAAAACGAATATTGCTCAGGCAACCGCCCAGTTCGATAACAAAGGCGAGTTGTACAAGGCGGTTGTCCCGCAGGATTCGGGCTTCGAAACCGCTGCGGAAAACGATAAGCTGAAGCTGCTTGTCGACCGTTCGACGTCGCATTTTCAAGTTGTGGATAAAGCGACCGGCACCATCTGGCGTTCATACCCCGATCCGCAGGAATGGCCGAAAGAAACAGCGACGGGCACATGGAAAAATCATTTGCTGTCGCCGATTCTGATCGAATATGTCAATGCCAAAAACTATAAGTCCTCTTCCTTTACGGCTGGGCTTGTGGACACCGGCGGATATTTGGAGCAGTTCCGGCTGATGGAGGGGGGATTTGCAGTTACGTTCGCTTTTCCAAAGGCGCAAATCAAAATTCCGGTGGAAGTATCGTTGCACCCGGATTATGTGGAGACGCGAATTATCGACTCGGGGATTGTTGAAGGCGATTTAAGCCTGCTGAATGTGAAGCTGTATCCGCTGTTCGGCGCGGAGCCTTATGTCGGGCAGGACGGCTACATTATGATCCCCGACGGTTCAGGATCGCTGATCCGGTTCGGCGACAAGCGGATTATGCCGCAGCTGACGTACAACGAAAGCGTGTACGGGTCGGATTTGTCGTTTTACAACGAGGAGACGGGCAGACAGCGGATTACGATGCCGGTGTACGGCTTAAAATCAGGCAGCCAGTCGTTCTTGTCGATCATAACCGAAGGCGATGCCTACGCAAACGTATATGCAGCGCCAGGAGGTGCGGTCGGAAGATCCAATTGGGTAACGACGGAATGGCAATACCGGAAAAAATTTTACCAGACGGTCAGCAAAAATACGGGAGAAGGTTTCTACACGTACAGCAGTGAAAGATTCACGTCACAAGGCAGGGCAACCCGTTATTATCCGCTCACGGGCGACAAAAGCGATTACGCGGGCATGGCCGCGGTCTACCGCAACTATTTGATGACGGAGCAAGGGGTGAAGCCGGTGCAGTCGGCAAAGCCGGACATTCCGCTGTATTTGGATATCGTCGGGGCAGATATTAAAAAAGGGCTGTTTTCCGATTCGTACTTGAAGGCAACGACTACAGACGAAGCTGCATCGCTGCTGAAAGATGTGTACGGCCTGGGCATTCATAATGTACAGGTGCATTACGAAGGCTGGCAGCAGAACGGGTACAGCTCGCAAGGCGGCTATTTTCCGGTTGATAAACGAATTGGCGGAAACAGCGGCATGAAACGGTTTATTGATTTTGCCCATTCGCTTGGCATCCCGGTTTATCTGACTGCGAATTATACGCTGAATACGAATGGGGACGACGGATTCTGGTGGAGAAGAGACGGGCTGCGCAATATGGCGGGTACGGTGCTGAAGGAAGAGACGAAGGAGCAGCAGGACGATCAGGACGATGCAACGTACGTCAGTCCCGGGTTTTACGCGAAAGTCGTACGTTCCGATCTGAACCAATATAAAAAACTGGGTGCGGACGGCATCTACTTCGAAAATGGCATCGGATCGCAGCTTAATACCGACTTCAATAACCAGTATAAGGCCAGCCGAAGCGATTCTGCCGGCATTCAGGCCGATTTGCTGAAGCAAACCAAAGAAACGCTTGGTTCTGCTGCAGCGAGCAATGTCAATTTTTATGCTTTGGGAGAGGTGGATCAAGTCCACCAGCTCGCCAGCGATTATTCGTATGATGTGTTCGTCACTGAACCGATTCCATTCTCGGCGATTGTGCTGCACGGCTTGCGGCCATATACGCTGGAGTGGTCCAATGTGCGGGATGAATGGCAAAGCGGGTTTCTCCGGAGCATCGAATACGGCGCTTCCCCCGCCTATATTCTGAGCGGAGATCAATCGGAAGATATGCGCGAGTCGTATTCGTTATGGTATTACAGCCTGGATTACAAAGATTGGATCAGCCGGATATCGGATGAATATGAACAAATGAATGCGGTGCTTGCCGAAGTGAAGGACCGTGCCATTACCGAACACCGGACTATAGCGCCGGGCGTGAAGGAAACGGTATACGAAGGCGGTTACCGCGTGCTGGTGAACTACAACGAACAACCCTATGAGAGCGGCGGACTTTCCGTTCCGGCGCTCGGCTACACGGTGAAGAAAGGCGGAGAGGCGCAATGA
- a CDS encoding carbohydrate ABC transporter permease — translation MKRLEAKTLRKLEGSMFIAPWVFGFLTFVAFPLGYSLFMSFHQVKIEVNRTEYTYIGFKHYREILVANGSLLYEELIPFLKQSLMMIPIILVFSLFVAILLNLKFPGRTLFRVIFFLPVIFSSGQIVQEFITQGEGSLSMMQSLRIDYYLKEYMPAAWASPIESVLSSFVLVLWYSGVQILIFLAGRQTLSASVYEASRIDGSNPWNTFWQITLPGLVPYIFLNLMYTVVDLFTFPSNPIISKVNTTNYGSSSALAWIYFVIIMAFVLLTLLLYRKVDKALSGR, via the coding sequence ATGAAAAGGCTGGAGGCCAAAACGCTCCGCAAGCTGGAAGGATCAATGTTCATTGCGCCGTGGGTGTTCGGCTTTCTGACATTCGTGGCATTCCCGCTTGGCTACTCGCTCTTCATGAGCTTTCATCAAGTTAAAATCGAAGTGAACCGAACCGAGTACACGTATATCGGTTTCAAACATTACAGGGAAATTCTGGTTGCTAACGGCAGCCTGCTGTATGAGGAATTGATTCCGTTCTTGAAGCAGTCGCTTATGATGATCCCGATCATACTCGTCTTTTCCTTGTTTGTGGCTATACTGCTGAACTTGAAATTTCCGGGCCGGACGTTGTTTAGAGTCATATTTTTCCTGCCGGTCATCTTCTCATCGGGGCAAATCGTGCAGGAGTTTATTACACAAGGCGAAGGTTCGCTTAGCATGATGCAGTCGCTGCGGATCGATTATTATTTGAAGGAATATATGCCTGCGGCCTGGGCGTCGCCGATCGAAAGCGTGTTGAGCTCCTTTGTGCTCGTGTTGTGGTATTCCGGCGTGCAAATTTTGATTTTTCTCGCCGGCAGGCAGACGCTTTCGGCATCGGTTTATGAGGCTTCTCGGATCGACGGCTCCAATCCGTGGAACACGTTTTGGCAAATTACGCTGCCGGGTCTCGTGCCTTATATATTTCTGAACCTGATGTATACGGTTGTCGATCTGTTTACGTTCCCTTCCAATCCTATCATCAGCAAGGTCAATACGACGAATTACGGCAGTTCGAGCGCACTCGCGTGGATCTATTTCGTCATCATTATGGCGTTTGTTTTGCTGACGCTCCTGCTTTATCGAAAAGTAGATAAGGCATTATCGGGCAGATAA
- a CDS encoding carbohydrate ABC transporter permease: MKIERGRPGFLTDWRPNAKLRSRLELLRYRVLGTEIDKGILFKLVVYFVLINVAFIYLKPILYMVTTMVKDAKNILDPSVIWVPKSIYLGHLQEASHMLNYGKSFLISVSLATSVSVLQMFSCAIAGYAFARLDFPLKKLWGALLLFTFIMPPQVTILPTIMLFKQFGWMNTFLPMVVPALFGHGLKGAMFVIIYRSFYSTLPKELDEAARIDGAGMLRMFFRVMFPISRSATVVVLLFAFVWNWNDFYFPSLFMFTAENVPLSITLARMAGEMEQAAGAGEITVYAESIKMAASFLIIMPLLVVYLFMQRWFIEGVERSGLVE; the protein is encoded by the coding sequence GTGAAGATCGAGAGAGGCCGGCCGGGGTTCCTGACCGATTGGCGGCCGAATGCCAAGCTGAGAAGCCGCCTGGAGCTGCTTCGCTACCGCGTGCTGGGAACGGAGATCGACAAGGGCATTTTGTTCAAGCTGGTTGTCTATTTTGTGCTCATTAATGTTGCATTCATCTATCTGAAGCCGATTTTGTATATGGTTACGACGATGGTGAAAGACGCCAAGAACATACTCGATCCGTCGGTAATCTGGGTGCCGAAGTCCATATATTTGGGGCATCTGCAAGAAGCAAGCCATATGCTCAATTACGGAAAAAGCTTTCTTATCAGCGTGTCGCTTGCCACATCCGTCTCCGTGCTGCAAATGTTCTCGTGCGCTATTGCGGGATATGCATTCGCCAGGCTGGATTTTCCGCTGAAAAAGCTGTGGGGCGCGCTGCTGCTGTTCACATTTATTATGCCGCCGCAGGTTACGATTCTGCCGACGATTATGCTGTTCAAGCAGTTCGGCTGGATGAATACCTTCCTGCCGATGGTAGTGCCGGCGTTATTCGGACACGGGCTAAAAGGTGCGATGTTCGTCATTATTTACCGGTCATTTTATTCCACGCTGCCGAAGGAGCTTGATGAAGCGGCCCGAATCGACGGTGCCGGGATGCTGCGGATGTTTTTCCGCGTCATGTTTCCGATCTCGCGGTCTGCGACGGTTGTAGTGCTGCTGTTCGCTTTCGTTTGGAACTGGAACGACTTCTACTTCCCGTCGCTGTTTATGTTCACAGCTGAGAATGTGCCGCTCTCCATTACGCTTGCGCGTATGGCCGGGGAGATGGAGCAAGCTGCCGGTGCGGGTGAAATAACCGTGTATGCGGAATCGATCAAGATGGCGGCTTCGTTCCTGATCATCATGCCGCTGCTGGTTGTTTATCTCTTTATGCAGCGCTGGTTCATCGAAGGCGTGGAACGTTCCGGGCTTGTGGAATAA
- a CDS encoding LLM class flavin-dependent oxidoreductase — MSENGRKVHLNVFLRPTGHHAGAWRHPDSKPELELDIDYVAQLAQLAERGKLDSVFLADGYAGGGSKLEPFTMLSALASVTSHIGLIATVGTVYNEPFHVARQFASLDHISGGRAGWNIVTGAGSAAHNFGRDEHPEHSERYDTGEEFVEVVKQLWDSWEDDALIYDKVNGRLTAPGKVHEINFKGHTYSVKGPLNIPRPPQGYPVLVQAGSSERGKELAAKTAEVIFTAQQTFDAGREFYADVKSRLAKYGRTADELVILPGLAPIVADTEAEAKEIEAELHAYVDTSRALRNLSERFTVNLADYDLDDLVPLDKAKPSEEFNGIRSRQEVVLDAARREGFTIRQLLYRSNGGHGHVTFTGSVLQTADFIEKWFNNHAADGFNILPQLVPTGLETFIDKVIPELQNRGLFRTEYEGTTLRENLGLKRPANVRHLQRQ, encoded by the coding sequence ATGAGCGAAAACGGACGAAAAGTTCATTTGAACGTATTTCTGAGACCGACCGGACACCACGCCGGCGCTTGGCGCCACCCGGATTCAAAACCTGAATTGGAGCTGGACATTGACTATGTGGCTCAGCTGGCGCAGCTCGCAGAGCGTGGCAAGCTCGACTCGGTGTTCCTTGCAGACGGTTATGCAGGAGGCGGCAGCAAGCTGGAGCCGTTTACGATGTTATCCGCACTCGCTTCCGTCACAAGCCATATCGGTCTGATTGCAACGGTTGGAACGGTTTATAACGAGCCTTTTCACGTCGCGAGGCAGTTTGCGTCGCTGGATCACATTAGCGGCGGGCGCGCAGGCTGGAACATTGTAACCGGAGCGGGCTCGGCAGCACACAACTTCGGCAGAGACGAACATCCCGAACATTCCGAACGATACGACACGGGCGAAGAGTTCGTTGAGGTCGTTAAGCAGTTGTGGGACAGCTGGGAAGACGATGCGCTTATCTACGATAAAGTGAATGGACGGCTGACGGCTCCAGGCAAGGTCCATGAGATTAACTTCAAAGGCCACACCTATTCGGTGAAAGGGCCGCTTAATATTCCGCGTCCGCCGCAAGGCTATCCGGTGCTCGTTCAAGCCGGCTCCTCCGAACGGGGCAAGGAACTGGCAGCCAAAACTGCGGAAGTGATCTTCACAGCCCAGCAAACGTTTGACGCCGGCCGCGAGTTTTATGCGGACGTCAAATCAAGGCTTGCCAAATACGGGCGGACGGCCGATGAGTTAGTTATCCTGCCGGGACTTGCGCCAATCGTTGCCGATACGGAAGCCGAAGCGAAGGAGATCGAAGCAGAGCTTCATGCTTATGTCGATACGAGCCGCGCGCTGCGTAACCTGTCCGAGCGCTTCACGGTCAACCTGGCCGACTACGATCTTGATGATCTGGTTCCTCTCGATAAAGCGAAGCCGTCCGAGGAATTTAACGGCATTCGCAGCCGGCAGGAAGTTGTGCTCGATGCGGCAAGACGGGAAGGCTTTACGATCCGCCAGCTGCTGTATCGCAGCAACGGCGGGCACGGGCATGTTACTTTCACCGGATCGGTGCTGCAAACAGCCGATTTTATTGAGAAGTGGTTCAACAACCATGCGGCGGACGGTTTCAACATCCTCCCGCAACTCGTTCCGACAGGGCTTGAAACATTCATTGACAAGGTGATTCCGGAACTTCAGAACCGCGGCTTGTTCCGGACGGAATACGAAGGCACAACGCTGCGTGAAAACTTAGGGTTGAAAAGGCCGGCGAATGTAAGACATTTGCAGCGGCAATAA
- a CDS encoding ABC transporter substrate-binding protein, whose amino-acid sequence MIKKLAGTMSMIVMTAALLAACAGGAANGGTQQQSADAGAAGTDDGASGAIKKLGDEPLTLTFYSSGPTFTDVEFKTMIADPIHKKYPNVTIQRISPAATTTPEEVLSTQTPDILFTSVSQRLIRTGAFEDLRGLIKKFNFDESRLKPIAYNYIKDATKGHGDQIYALPFNVNQHILYYNKDIFDKFGVPYPTDKQMTWDEAVELGKQLTRTDNGVNYVGLVVDNLQGLAKSLGLAYVDRETGQAAIDTPEWHRVFELQKKIFDTPGYVAPDGTWNWTRDNFMKDQNIAMRASWLANMVGPLEELRQQGVEFNWDIAPVPNFDDKLGTTREAQIHSISINSQSKHKDEAFQVLEYLLSDEGQRTIARNGRVPAIINPDLEKEFGADIPVLQGKNVQNVFIGNPMQEHYQHPYEADISVRLTEAAEGMAIHGLDVNSAIRQATEAINKDVETLKTTIGQ is encoded by the coding sequence ATGATAAAAAAACTTGCTGGAACGATGAGCATGATCGTTATGACGGCCGCTCTTTTGGCTGCTTGCGCCGGCGGCGCCGCAAACGGCGGTACGCAGCAGCAGTCTGCGGACGCCGGTGCGGCCGGAACGGATGACGGGGCAAGCGGAGCGATTAAGAAACTTGGCGATGAACCGTTGACGCTGACGTTTTATTCCAGCGGTCCGACATTTACGGATGTCGAATTCAAAACGATGATTGCCGATCCGATTCATAAGAAATATCCGAATGTTACGATCCAGCGTATTTCGCCGGCTGCAACCACAACGCCGGAGGAAGTGCTGTCCACGCAAACGCCGGACATTTTGTTCACGAGCGTATCGCAGCGGCTTATCCGTACGGGAGCCTTCGAAGATTTACGCGGCTTGATCAAGAAGTTTAACTTTGACGAAAGCCGGCTGAAGCCTATCGCCTATAACTACATCAAAGATGCGACCAAAGGCCATGGCGATCAGATCTATGCGCTTCCGTTCAATGTGAATCAGCACATTTTGTACTATAACAAGGACATTTTCGATAAATTTGGCGTTCCGTACCCAACCGACAAACAAATGACCTGGGATGAAGCGGTTGAGCTTGGCAAACAGCTGACGCGTACGGACAACGGCGTCAATTATGTCGGTCTTGTAGTAGATAACTTGCAAGGCCTCGCCAAGTCGCTTGGTCTGGCCTATGTAGACCGCGAGACCGGGCAGGCGGCGATTGATACGCCGGAGTGGCACCGCGTGTTCGAATTGCAAAAGAAAATATTCGATACTCCGGGTTATGTCGCTCCTGACGGCACTTGGAACTGGACGCGCGACAACTTTATGAAAGACCAGAACATTGCGATGCGCGCTTCATGGCTTGCAAATATGGTTGGTCCGCTTGAGGAGCTGCGGCAGCAAGGCGTCGAGTTCAACTGGGACATTGCGCCTGTTCCGAACTTTGACGATAAGCTGGGCACGACCAGGGAGGCGCAAATCCACTCGATCTCGATCAACAGCCAAAGCAAACATAAGGATGAAGCATTCCAGGTGCTGGAATATTTGCTGTCGGATGAAGGCCAGCGGACAATCGCCAGAAACGGGCGTGTACCAGCCATTATTAATCCGGATCTTGAAAAGGAGTTTGGGGCGGATATCCCGGTACTGCAAGGCAAAAACGTACAAAACGTATTTATCGGCAACCCGATGCAGGAGCATTACCAGCATCCGTACGAAGCCGATATTTCGGTTCGGCTGACCGAAGCGGCCGAGGGCATGGCGATTCATGGACTTGATGTAAACTCTGCAATCCGCCAGGCGACGGAAGCGATCAATAAGGATGTTGAAACGTTAAAAACGACGATCGGCCAATAA
- a CDS encoding LLM class flavin-dependent oxidoreductase, which yields MSEAKRQLHLNAFLFGTGHHEASWRLPDAQPEKNLDFNHLLRIVQTAERGLLDSVFLADGYVGRSNKLEPFTELSALASRTKHIGLIATVGTTYNEPFHVARKFASLDHISKGRAGWNIVTGAGSAAHNFGLEEHPEHSLRYEDADEFVEVTKQLWDSWEDDAVLNDKASGKLYDQDKIHKIDYEGQYYKVQGPLNIARPPQGYPVLVQAGSSESGKEFAAKVAEVIFTAHQSIESAQLFYHDVKSRLAKYGRTHDELKILPGISPILAETEAEAKEIEDQLFEFIDKDEAVRRLSERLGVDLSARSLDAPLTLEGLRSTDEVNGNKSRHQLILDLIRDEQLSLKQLINRLGGARGHFTFTGTPIQLADKIEEWFTHGAADGFNVMPQVYPSGLDIFVNRVVPELQNRGLFRTAYEGNTLRDRLGLKRPENARRWAKALQ from the coding sequence ATGAGTGAAGCAAAACGTCAACTGCATTTAAACGCGTTTTTGTTCGGCACGGGGCATCATGAAGCCTCCTGGCGCCTTCCCGATGCCCAGCCGGAGAAAAACCTGGATTTTAACCATCTGCTTCGTATTGTACAAACGGCCGAGCGAGGGCTGCTCGATTCCGTTTTTCTGGCAGACGGATATGTCGGACGTTCTAACAAACTAGAGCCGTTCACAGAGCTTTCCGCGCTGGCAAGCCGCACGAAGCATATCGGTTTGATCGCCACCGTAGGCACGACCTACAACGAACCGTTTCACGTCGCACGCAAATTTGCATCGCTGGATCATATCAGCAAAGGCCGCGCAGGATGGAATATCGTGACAGGCGCCGGTTCCGCCGCTCATAACTTCGGATTAGAGGAGCACCCCGAGCATTCCTTGCGGTATGAAGATGCCGACGAGTTCGTCGAAGTGACGAAGCAGCTGTGGGACAGCTGGGAGGATGATGCTGTCCTGAATGATAAGGCATCCGGCAAGCTGTACGATCAGGACAAAATTCACAAAATTGATTACGAAGGCCAGTACTACAAAGTGCAAGGGCCGCTTAACATCGCCCGGCCGCCGCAAGGTTATCCGGTTCTCGTACAGGCGGGTTCCTCCGAAAGCGGCAAGGAGTTTGCAGCGAAAGTGGCGGAAGTCATATTCACCGCTCACCAAAGCATCGAAAGCGCCCAGCTGTTCTACCATGATGTTAAATCCCGCCTTGCCAAATACGGGAGAACGCATGATGAGCTGAAAATATTGCCGGGAATTAGCCCGATATTGGCTGAGACGGAAGCGGAAGCCAAGGAAATCGAAGATCAGCTGTTTGAATTCATTGATAAAGACGAAGCGGTCCGGCGGCTGTCGGAACGCCTCGGCGTGGATTTGTCCGCCCGTTCCCTTGACGCGCCGCTGACGCTGGAAGGATTACGGTCCACGGATGAAGTGAACGGCAACAAAAGCCGCCATCAGCTCATTCTTGATCTTATCCGCGACGAGCAGCTTTCTTTGAAGCAGCTTATCAATCGCTTGGGCGGCGCGCGCGGGCATTTTACATTCACGGGAACGCCGATTCAACTGGCGGATAAGATTGAAGAATGGTTTACGCATGGCGCTGCAGACGGATTTAACGTCATGCCCCAAGTATATCCAAGCGGCCTTGACATCTTCGTCAATCGTGTTGTGCCGGAGCTGCAGAACCGGGGACTGTTCCGAACCGCTTATGAAGGAAATACGCTCCGCGACAGGCTTGGCTTGAAGCGTCCGGAGAACGCCCGCCGCTGGGCGAAAGCCTTGCAATAA
- a CDS encoding ABC transporter substrate-binding protein has translation MKKVIYGIVTILLLSVLTACGSNEEDNNGVSAATKPGNASAGEGQPASGEHVLGSKPLKLTFYSTSGTLPDTEFKTLIADPIHAKYPNVTIERITPAATTTAEEVLTTHEPDIIYSTSTTHQQIIRTGAYEDLRDLIDKYQFDTSRIKPILWNYIKDLGKNGEIYAIPFNSNQHVLYYNKDIFDKFGVEYPPNEQLTWDQVLEIAKKLTRTDNGVHYVGLSVDNLTGLAKGLGLPYLDRETGNAAIDTPEWHRIFDLEKQIFDIPGYVSPDGVWDYGRDQFMKDQTVAMRVTWLANMVGPLEELRQQGVEFNWDIAPAPNFEDQLGKTREAQIQSLSINSQSKHKEEAFQVIAEILSDDGQRILSRNGRVPAITNPDLEKEYGLDIPVLQGKTVQNVFVGEPLQEHYFHPYENDISVRLTEAAEDLAIHGLDVNSAIRKATDAINKDVESLRQTIGQ, from the coding sequence ATGAAGAAAGTCATTTATGGAATCGTGACGATTTTGCTGCTATCGGTTCTAACCGCATGCGGCAGCAATGAAGAGGACAATAACGGCGTTAGCGCCGCAACGAAGCCGGGGAATGCCTCGGCAGGGGAAGGACAGCCGGCATCCGGCGAGCATGTGCTGGGCAGCAAACCGCTGAAGCTGACGTTTTACAGCACGAGCGGGACGCTTCCGGATACTGAGTTCAAGACGCTGATTGCGGATCCGATTCATGCCAAATATCCGAACGTGACCATAGAGCGAATTACGCCGGCTGCGACAACGACAGCGGAAGAAGTGCTTACAACGCATGAACCCGACATCATCTATTCGACTTCAACAACGCACCAGCAAATTATCCGCACAGGCGCATATGAAGACCTGCGGGATTTGATCGACAAATACCAGTTCGATACAAGCCGCATTAAGCCTATTCTGTGGAATTATATCAAAGACCTTGGCAAAAACGGGGAAATCTATGCGATTCCGTTTAACTCGAACCAGCATGTGCTTTATTACAACAAAGACATCTTTGATAAATTCGGCGTCGAATATCCGCCTAATGAGCAGCTGACATGGGATCAAGTGCTGGAAATCGCGAAAAAACTGACCCGAACGGACAACGGCGTCCATTACGTCGGTTTGTCGGTCGACAATTTAACGGGCTTGGCCAAAGGCCTCGGGCTGCCTTATTTGGACCGCGAAACGGGCAACGCCGCAATTGATACGCCGGAATGGCACCGGATATTCGATTTGGAAAAACAAATATTCGATATTCCGGGTTATGTTTCGCCAGATGGCGTATGGGATTACGGGCGTGATCAATTCATGAAGGATCAGACTGTAGCGATGCGTGTCACTTGGCTTGCGAACATGGTTGGCCCGCTGGAGGAATTGCGCCAGCAAGGCGTCGAGTTTAACTGGGATATTGCTCCGGCTCCGAACTTTGAAGATCAGCTGGGCAAAACAAGAGAAGCGCAAATCCAATCGTTGTCGATCAATTCCCAAAGCAAACATAAAGAAGAAGCTTTCCAAGTTATTGCAGAAATTTTGTCGGACGACGGACAACGGATTTTGTCGCGTAACGGCAGGGTGCCGGCCATTACCAATCCGGATCTTGAGAAGGAATACGGGCTGGATATTCCGGTGCTGCAAGGCAAAACCGTTCAGAACGTATTTGTCGGCGAGCCGCTGCAGGAGCATTATTTCCATCCGTACGAAAACGATATTTCGGTTCGTCTGACTGAAGCGGCTGAAGATTTGGCGATCCATGGCCTGGATGTGAATTCAGCGATACGCAAAGCAACGGATGCGATCAACAAAGATGTCGAATCACTTCGCCAGACAATCGGACAATAA
- the nfsA gene encoding oxygen-insensitive NADPH nitroreductase — protein sequence MNDTIRLLRAHRSIRKYKNDPVTDGHLQQIALAAQAAPTSSNIQAYSVVAVRDTNRKQVLAGLAGNQKQIEESPLFLVWLADLNKIQTAVRLHEDSKLHQNTELFLLATIDATLAAQNAVIAAESLGYGTVYIGGIRNNPGAVSELLELPPLVYPVFGLCVGVPDQEPDIRPRLPIGAFLHEEMYQNGRVAGAIEEYDATTRTYYATRKGGGKGGETETSWSREMVRRFDGGRLRGHMRSFLQDRGFDLN from the coding sequence ATGAACGATACCATTCGCTTGCTGCGGGCACACCGCTCCATACGCAAGTATAAGAATGATCCCGTCACAGACGGGCATTTGCAGCAAATTGCACTAGCCGCACAGGCGGCGCCAACGTCTTCTAATATTCAAGCGTACAGCGTTGTTGCCGTAAGGGACACGAACCGCAAGCAAGTGCTTGCAGGCCTGGCCGGAAACCAGAAGCAGATCGAAGAAAGCCCGCTGTTCCTTGTGTGGCTTGCCGATCTGAATAAAATTCAGACGGCCGTAAGGCTGCATGAGGATTCCAAGCTGCATCAGAACACGGAATTGTTCCTGCTCGCAACGATCGACGCGACGCTTGCGGCGCAAAATGCCGTTATTGCGGCGGAGTCGCTTGGTTACGGAACGGTCTACATCGGCGGCATCCGCAACAATCCGGGGGCTGTAAGCGAGCTTCTAGAGCTGCCTCCGCTTGTATATCCTGTATTCGGATTATGCGTAGGGGTGCCGGACCAAGAGCCGGATATCCGGCCGCGGCTGCCGATTGGCGCATTTTTGCATGAGGAGATGTACCAGAATGGCCGGGTTGCCGGCGCGATCGAGGAGTATGACGCTACAACCCGTACGTATTATGCCACCCGTAAAGGCGGGGGCAAAGGCGGCGAGACGGAAACAAGCTGGTCGCGCGAGATGGTGCGGCGTTTCGACGGCGGCCGGCTGCGCGGACATATGCGAAGTTTTCTGCAAGACCGCGGTTTCGATTTGAACTAG